The window GAGGAAGGACTGGACGGAACGCCCCCAGCCGCTCGCACAGATCACGAACCCGCTGATCACGAAGAAGGCCTGTACCCCGGCCCAGCCGTAGGCGAACAAGCCGTGGGCGGTGGGGAACTGCACGGCGGGCGAGGCGCCCCACGCCTTGGCGATCTCCCCGTCGCGCCCCCCGTAGTGATAGGCCGCGACGCAGAGCGCGGCGAGCAGCCGCAGCCCGTCCAGGGCGTACAGCCGGGGCCGGGCCACGGCCCCGCCGGGGCGGGGGCGCGGCGTCGTGTCGGTCCGGGGCTCGACCCGGTCGGCCGTCTCTGTCGAGGAAGTCACCCGGGGTTCACCCCAGCGTGGCTCGCTTGAGGGACCGGGCCCGCCGCGCGACTCTTCGCACGGTGGCGTTGCGCGGGATGAACGCGAGCTGGACGGGGATACCGCCCGGCAGCCCCAGCGAGGTCAGTCGGCGCCGCTTGAAGTACCGCAGGGTGTGCGCGCTCAGATGCCGGGTCAGATACGCCTCGGCCTCGGCGCGCAGCGACGGGTAGATCTTCGGCTGCATCGCGAAACCGACCGCCCGGACCAGACCGTCGAGGTCCGTGACCGCCGGGCCCGGCTTCTGTGAGGTGACCGCGTCCCGGTCGCCCAGCTCCGGCAGCAGCGCGTCCACGATCGTGACGGGCACCCGGTTGCTGTTCTCGTACGGGGCGAGCCGGTCCAGCAGGGTGCCGGTGCCGACGCGGGCGACCGGCAGGCCGTACAGCGCGGACGCGGTGAGCAGGGCCGTGGAGAAGCAGCCGACGACGAGGGCCGGACGCATCCGCTGGTAGAGCACCTCGGCGAGGACCGGCGTGTCCAGCACGGTCAGATCGGCGCCGAGCCGCTCCGCCTCCTTCTCCAGACCGCGCGACCAGCGGGCCGGGGCGCTCGGGTGCGGCTTGAACACCACACGCGTGTGACCGAGCGCGACCGCGCCCTTCAGCATCGTCACATGGAGGTCCTCCTCCTCCTCGGCGGTGAGGATGCCGAGCGCGGAGAGGTACTGGCCCAGCAGCAGCGCGGGCTCCTCGATCGCGGGCAACTCGTCACCGGTGTCGAGGAGTTCCGCCAGCACCTTCACGAAGGCGTCCGTCGGCACGATCTCCGGCCCGACCCCGAACTCGGTGAGCAGCAGGGGCTTCAGGTCCGGCACCAGGTCCAGGTGGAGGAGGCGGTCGATGCGGGTGCCGACCAGCGGGTCGATCTTGTTGCGGGTGGGCCCGTAACTCATCAGGCCGTCCGCGTACACGGTCACGGGGGCCCCGGTGAAGATCTGGGTGAAGCCGAGCGCCGGATGGACCTGGATGGACTCCACGGCCAGCTCGACGTCGTCGTCGCCGAGGTTCCACAGCAGCCGCAGATGCCGCTCCCACAGCGGTACGTCGTCCTGGCGCGGGGACCAGCCGCCGGGGTGGAAGGGGGAGATGGTCTCGTTCCAGGAGATCACCTCGTCGAAGCGGGCGCTCAGCCGATCGAAGCCGGGCATCTCGTCCAGGCCGGGCGCCGTCTCCGGCGTCGCCGCGTTGTTGGAGATCAGCAGGATGCGCCGGGCGGCGGGGCGGAAGCACTCGGTGTCCAGGGCGGCGGCCAGTGTGGCCGTGCCGTACAGCGTGGACGCCATGAAGATCTGCGTGGTCACGCGGCGACCCCCGTGGCGGCGGGACGGCGGCGCAGCCGGCGCAGCCGGGTGGCGCGCTGGACGTCCATGGAGTCCAGGGCCTCGTCGAGCACGTCCTGCGGCATGCGGCGCAGCGCGGTCGCGCTCATCGACTTCAGTTTCCGTGCCACCGCCGGCTCGAACCTTTCGATGGATCCCAGATGGTGGGAGATGATCGCGCAATAGGTGCGCACGGCCTTGGGGAGAAGTCTGTCCGCGTCCCGGTCCTTCGCCGTCTCCTCGATGACCTGGTCGAACGCGCGAATGAAATCGAGCTGCCGTACGTCGCCGATCTGGGTCAGCGAGGACGCCACGCCGCGCCGGTAGAAGACGCCCAGCAGCCCCACCGTGGCGAAGGATTCGGCCTCCCGGTGGAGCTTCCAGATCCAGGGCCGGTCCTCGGCGGTGCGCAGCCCGTGGGTGAAGTGCAGGACGCCCTTGTCGACCAGCCGGCGGTGGTAGATGCCCGCCCAGGCGAACGCGTAGTCGACGGAGGTGGAGCGGTCGGCGGGCAGGATCGCGTCCCGCGGGTTCATCACCACGCCCCGGCGCCCGTTGGGCACCCGGTGGACGGAGCGGGCCCGCCCGGTGCACTGGACATGGTCCGTGCGCACGAAGTCGCAGCCCAGGTCCTCGATGGCGCCCAGCAGTCGGGGGAAGTAGCCGGGGGCGAGCCAGTCGTCCCCGTCGAGGAACGTCAGGTACTCACCGCGGGCGTTGTCGATGCCCGTGTTGCGCGCGGTCGCCAGTCCTCCGTTCTGTTCGTGTCTGACATACACCGCCCCCGGCAACTCGCGCTCCGCGCGCGCGAGAATGTCCGGTGTCTCGTCGCGCGAGCAGTCGTCGACGAGAATGAATTCGAAATCCTCACGAGCGTTTGCTCCGAGGCTCTTCAGGGTGTCGGGCGCGTATTGCTGCACGTTGTAGAACGGCACGATGACGGAGAGCTTGACCACCCCCGTGACGTTAGGGGGCCCTCCGGCATTCGTCTTGACCACCCGCTTGATGTCAGGTGAACGACGCGTGGCGGAACCGTGAACCAGGTGCATTCCGCCGGCTTTCGCGCCCTGATTCGCCGTCCGGCGATGTGCTGTTAACCCTTTGTTGCATTCAGGTTGGGCCGTTCAACGGAATCGCTTCCTAGCGTCTTCGATGTGCCAGCAAGTGCTACGAACACCCTGCGAGTCGCCGTACTCGCGGATTCCGACACCCGGTGGAAATGGGGCGCGCTCACCGCGCACCGTCTCGCTCCGGAGAAGTCGGACATCCGCCTGGACGGCTTCCTCCTGCGCGGCCGGGCCACACCCACGGCCCGCCAGCTGGAGGAGGTCGGCGTCCGCCCCGACTCCCTGCGCGAGGTGACCGGCCTCGAATTCCTGCGCGCCATGAAGGAGGCCGCGTACGACGTCGTCCTGCTCTCCCTCGTCGGCGGGGGCGTCCAGGCGATGCTGCACGGCCTGCGCCGGGCCTGGGACGGGCGAACGAAGCGGCCCGTGGTCGTCACCGGGTACGTCGGTGTCGTCTACGAGAAGCTCGCCGACGGTCTGCTGCTGCGGCACGGCGCGGACCTCGTCCTCGCCAACTCCCGCCAGGACGCGGACCGGTTCAGGGCGGTCTACGAGGGCGTGGGCGCCGACGCCTCCTCGGTCACCGAGGTCGCGCTGCCCTTCCTGGGCGGCAGGACCTACGCGGGCGCCGAGGACCCGTCCGCGGAGCAAGGGCGCGGGCCCTACACGGTCGTCTTCGCCGTACAGCCGTCCGTCCCGGACAACCGCCGGGACCGCACCTACCTGCTGAACCGGCTGATCGGGCACGCCAGGCTGCACCCGGACCGTGAGGTGCTGCTGAAGCTGCGCTCCAGGCCGGGCGAGCACACCACGCACATCGAGGAACTCCCGTACCAGAAGCTGGCGGAGAAACAGCCCGACGGTCTGCCGGCCAACTTCCGCCTCGCCTACGGGAACATGGGCGAGATCCTCGACAGCACCGACCTGCTGGTCACCGTCAGTTCCACGGCCGCCCTGGAGTCGCTGCACCGCCGGATCCCCACCGTCGTCCTCACCGACCTCGGCATCCGCGAGACCCTCGGCAACCACCACTTCGTGGGCTCCGGCTGCCTCGCCTCCTGGGACCAGCTGGACGCCGGGTACGAGCCGGTGCCGGACCCGCGGTGGGTGGCCCGGCAGGGAGTCGCCGCCGGGGGCTCCGGGGGTGGCTCGTACAGCACGGCCTTCGACGCCGCCCGCGACCGCATCGCCGAGCTGGTCGGGGCCGCCGAACTGCCGCCCCTGGCCCCGTACTACACCCCCGTCACCGCGCCCGGCTATCTGCCCGGCATCCTCGCCCGCCACCACCTCGGCCCCGACGGCGCCCCGCTGCCCGGAGCGCCCGCCGCCGAGCGGCAGGCCGGGCCCGTACGGCAGATCGTGCGCCGGGCGGCGCGCGGCGCCTACCGCCACGGAGTGCAGCGCGTGGCACCCGTCATCCGCCGGATGGGGGAGCTGTGAGCCGCCACCTGTCCACTGCGCAAGGAGTACAGCCCATGCCCCACCCGGAAGCGGACCGAGCGGCCTCCGCCCGCCGCGTCCTCGCCGTGATCCCCGCGCGCGGCGGCTCCAAGGGCGTCCCCGCGAAGAACCTCGCCCCCGTCGGCGGCGTTCCGCTGGTGACCCGCGCGGTCCGTGAGTGCCTCGCCGCCCGGCTGGTGACCCACGTCGTCGTCTCCACCGACGACCACGCCATCGCCG is drawn from Streptomyces bottropensis ATCC 25435 and contains these coding sequences:
- a CDS encoding glycosyltransferase family 2 protein: MVKLSVIVPFYNVQQYAPDTLKSLGANAREDFEFILVDDCSRDETPDILARAERELPGAVYVRHEQNGGLATARNTGIDNARGEYLTFLDGDDWLAPGYFPRLLGAIEDLGCDFVRTDHVQCTGRARSVHRVPNGRRGVVMNPRDAILPADRSTSVDYAFAWAGIYHRRLVDKGVLHFTHGLRTAEDRPWIWKLHREAESFATVGLLGVFYRRGVASSLTQIGDVRQLDFIRAFDQVIEETAKDRDADRLLPKAVRTYCAIISHHLGSIERFEPAVARKLKSMSATALRRMPQDVLDEALDSMDVQRATRLRRLRRRPAATGVAA
- a CDS encoding DUF6716 putative glycosyltransferase, with product MPASATNTLRVAVLADSDTRWKWGALTAHRLAPEKSDIRLDGFLLRGRATPTARQLEEVGVRPDSLREVTGLEFLRAMKEAAYDVVLLSLVGGGVQAMLHGLRRAWDGRTKRPVVVTGYVGVVYEKLADGLLLRHGADLVLANSRQDADRFRAVYEGVGADASSVTEVALPFLGGRTYAGAEDPSAEQGRGPYTVVFAVQPSVPDNRRDRTYLLNRLIGHARLHPDREVLLKLRSRPGEHTTHIEELPYQKLAEKQPDGLPANFRLAYGNMGEILDSTDLLVTVSSTAALESLHRRIPTVVLTDLGIRETLGNHHFVGSGCLASWDQLDAGYEPVPDPRWVARQGVAAGGSGGGSYSTAFDAARDRIAELVGAAELPPLAPYYTPVTAPGYLPGILARHHLGPDGAPLPGAPAAERQAGPVRQIVRRAARGAYRHGVQRVAPVIRRMGEL
- a CDS encoding alpha-2,8-polysialyltransferase family protein, which gives rise to MTTQIFMASTLYGTATLAAALDTECFRPAARRILLISNNAATPETAPGLDEMPGFDRLSARFDEVISWNETISPFHPGGWSPRQDDVPLWERHLRLLWNLGDDDVELAVESIQVHPALGFTQIFTGAPVTVYADGLMSYGPTRNKIDPLVGTRIDRLLHLDLVPDLKPLLLTEFGVGPEIVPTDAFVKVLAELLDTGDELPAIEEPALLLGQYLSALGILTAEEEEDLHVTMLKGAVALGHTRVVFKPHPSAPARWSRGLEKEAERLGADLTVLDTPVLAEVLYQRMRPALVVGCFSTALLTASALYGLPVARVGTGTLLDRLAPYENSNRVPVTIVDALLPELGDRDAVTSQKPGPAVTDLDGLVRAVGFAMQPKIYPSLRAEAEAYLTRHLSAHTLRYFKRRRLTSLGLPGGIPVQLAFIPRNATVRRVARRARSLKRATLG